One stretch of Halalkalicoccus sp. NIPERK01 DNA includes these proteins:
- a CDS encoding alpha/beta fold hydrolase yields the protein MASAHREGVSLYYEVDCEGETVAFLGDIGLGAWQWGWQHAALAGPYEALVYDMRGTGRSDAPPGPYLVGDFAADLEAVLADHGSPRVHLVGAGLGGMVALQYAREYGRARSLTLIGTSPGGPRADLPEGAREELFAPPTDPEALRDSLSALLSDDFVSEHPDVIEGIVEWRAAGDAARAGWEAQNAAFETFDASDWLYEVTVPALVLHGEDDGIVPVQNARLLAEGLPKATREVYEGAGHGVWIERSRPVNDRLSGFFESIPE from the coding sequence ATGGCGAGCGCACACCGCGAGGGGGTTTCGCTGTACTACGAAGTCGACTGCGAGGGTGAAACGGTGGCATTTCTCGGCGATATCGGACTCGGCGCGTGGCAGTGGGGCTGGCAGCACGCCGCACTCGCCGGTCCCTACGAGGCCCTCGTCTACGATATGCGGGGGACCGGCCGTTCGGACGCACCGCCGGGTCCCTACTTGGTCGGGGACTTCGCTGCCGATCTGGAGGCCGTCCTCGCGGATCACGGCTCCCCTCGTGTGCACCTCGTCGGTGCCGGGCTGGGCGGGATGGTCGCGCTCCAGTACGCCCGCGAGTACGGGCGCGCGCGGAGCCTCACGCTGATCGGGACGAGCCCCGGCGGGCCGCGAGCGGACCTGCCCGAGGGGGCCCGGGAGGAGCTGTTCGCGCCGCCTACCGACCCCGAGGCGCTGCGGGACTCGCTCTCGGCGCTCCTTTCCGATGACTTCGTCTCCGAGCACCCCGACGTGATCGAGGGAATCGTCGAGTGGCGCGCGGCGGGCGACGCCGCGCGCGCGGGCTGGGAGGCACAGAACGCCGCCTTCGAGACCTTCGACGCGAGCGACTGGCTCTACGAGGTGACAGTTCCGGCGCTCGTCCTCCACGGCGAGGACGACGGGATCGTCCCCGTCCAGAACGCCCGCCTACTCGCCGAGGGGCTCCCGAAGGCGACCCGCGAGGTTTACGAGGGGGCGGGCCACGGGGTGTGGATCGAGCGCTCTCGCCCCGTCAACGATCGCCTGTCGGGCTTTTTCGAATCGATCCCCGAGTAG
- a CDS encoding amino acid ABC transporter permease: protein MERLSFVATPLQAGDWAFVFENAGYLLGGTAITIVLTVASVLLGFLVGFPAGAIEVYGGRYSAGVVSTAGVVLRGTPILVILIVLFFVVSIDSAFLAAILGLGLRSAAYQSQIFRGAIQSVDSGQIEAARSVGMSQLKAIRHVVVPQSLRRSVPGFQNEFTIVLKDTSIAFAIGLAELLSRSYDLFVQQTTAVLEIVLFASAIYFVLTFSTNRALDRLADAYAIPGGETA from the coding sequence ATGGAACGGCTCTCATTCGTGGCGACGCCCCTCCAGGCCGGCGACTGGGCGTTCGTCTTCGAGAACGCGGGCTACCTGCTCGGCGGGACCGCGATCACGATCGTCCTGACGGTCGCGAGCGTCCTGCTCGGCTTCCTGGTGGGGTTTCCGGCGGGCGCGATCGAGGTCTACGGCGGGCGCTACTCCGCGGGCGTCGTCTCGACCGCGGGCGTCGTGCTTCGGGGCACGCCGATCCTCGTCATCCTCATCGTGCTGTTCTTCGTCGTCTCGATCGACAGCGCGTTTCTCGCCGCGATCCTCGGGCTCGGGCTCCGGAGCGCGGCCTACCAGTCACAGATCTTCCGGGGTGCGATCCAGAGCGTCGATTCGGGCCAGATCGAGGCCGCCCGGTCCGTGGGCATGAGCCAACTGAAAGCGATCAGGCACGTCGTCGTGCCCCAGTCGCTGCGCCGGAGCGTGCCGGGCTTTCAAAACGAGTTCACGATCGTCCTGAAGGACACGAGCATCGCCTTCGCGATCGGACTCGCAGAACTGCTGAGTCGCTCCTACGACCTGTTCGTCCAGCAGACGACCGCCGTCCTGGAGATCGTCCTCTTCGCGAGCGCGATCTACTTCGTGCTCACGTTCTCGACGAACCGCGCGCTCGATCGGCTGGCCGACGCGTACGCGATTCCCGGGGGTGAGACCGCGTGA
- a CDS encoding basic amino acid ABC transporter substrate-binding protein has protein sequence MDRRTYLKTTGGAVTGISLAGCLGGLGGGDDSEIVAGTAPGFPPFEMKEGGDLVGFDVDLLSAVVEETDYTLADEWEEFEFDSLIPALQNDRIDVIAAAMTIEPGREETIAFSDPYYDANQSVLVSEDASVDWQSLEDLEGATVGAQSGTTGESVVESELIEPGIIAQGDYNTYDNYVLGVEDLENGNVDALVLDVPVAETFASERAVTVAFTHETNEQYGFGLRQGEEELQTALNDGLATVRDSGRYDELVDEWFGN, from the coding sequence ATGGACAGACGGACGTATTTGAAGACGACCGGTGGGGCGGTTACCGGGATCTCGCTTGCGGGCTGTCTCGGCGGACTCGGCGGCGGCGACGACTCGGAGATCGTCGCCGGGACCGCGCCGGGGTTCCCGCCGTTCGAGATGAAGGAGGGGGGCGATCTGGTCGGGTTCGACGTCGACCTGCTTTCGGCCGTCGTCGAGGAGACCGACTACACGCTCGCCGACGAGTGGGAGGAGTTCGAGTTCGATTCGCTCATCCCCGCGCTCCAGAACGACCGTATCGACGTGATCGCGGCGGCGATGACGATCGAGCCCGGCCGCGAGGAGACGATCGCCTTCTCGGATCCCTACTACGACGCCAACCAGTCGGTGCTGGTCAGCGAGGACGCGAGCGTCGACTGGCAGTCCCTCGAGGACCTCGAAGGCGCGACCGTCGGCGCACAGAGCGGCACCACCGGCGAGTCGGTCGTCGAAAGCGAGCTGATCGAGCCGGGGATTATCGCACAGGGCGATTACAACACCTACGACAACTACGTCCTCGGGGTCGAGGACCTGGAAAACGGCAACGTCGACGCGCTCGTGCTGGACGTCCCCGTCGCGGAAACGTTCGCGAGCGAGCGGGCGGTCACGGTCGCGTTCACTCACGAGACCAACGAACAGTACGGCTTCGGGCTGCGTCAGGGCGAAGAGGAGCTCCAGACCGCGCTCAACGACGGGCTCGCGACCGTTCGGGACAGCGGTCGGTACGACGAACTCGTCGACGAGTGGTTCGGCAACTGA
- a CDS encoding sugar porter family MFS transporter encodes MSVRDGAGLVGDRNRFVVITAALAALNGLLFGFDTGVISGALLYIGETFPALEESAFLEGVVVSGALVGAAIGAAIGGRLADRIGRRRLIILGACIFFVGSLGMATAQSVAWLIAARVFNGIAIGFASIVGPLYISEISPPEIRGSLVSFNQLAITSGILVSYVVNYALASQGAWRLMLGAGMIPALVLLAGMYFMPESPRWLVEQGREEEARSTLSRIRSGAGLDEEIAEMKRMAAVEDGDLGELVKPWIRPAMVVGIGLAVFQQITGINTVIYYAPTILDSTGFGSVASILATVGVGVINVAMTVVAILLLDRVGRRPLLIGGMVGMFVMLIVLGGAFYLPGLGGALGYVATGSLMLYVAFFAIGLGPVFWLLISEIYPLNVRGTAMGVATVVNWLANLAVAQLFPQLFELIGPAFTFWLFGLLTAGAVVFSHYVVPETNGRTLEEIEADLRETALGSEQLSMAERARESEADD; translated from the coding sequence ATGAGTGTACGAGACGGGGCGGGCCTCGTCGGAGATCGCAACCGATTCGTCGTGATCACCGCCGCGCTGGCCGCGCTGAACGGGCTGTTGTTCGGGTTCGACACCGGCGTCATCTCGGGGGCGCTGTTGTACATCGGTGAGACGTTCCCCGCCTTAGAGGAGTCGGCGTTCCTCGAGGGGGTGGTCGTCAGCGGCGCGCTGGTCGGGGCGGCCATCGGCGCGGCGATCGGCGGCCGACTCGCCGATCGAATCGGTCGGCGGCGGCTGATCATCCTCGGGGCGTGTATATTCTTCGTCGGGTCGCTGGGAATGGCCACGGCCCAGAGCGTCGCGTGGCTCATCGCCGCGCGGGTGTTCAACGGGATCGCGATCGGCTTCGCCTCGATCGTCGGGCCGCTCTATATCTCGGAGATCTCCCCGCCCGAGATCCGCGGCTCGCTCGTCTCGTTCAACCAACTGGCGATCACCAGCGGCATCCTCGTCTCGTACGTGGTGAATTACGCGCTGGCGAGCCAGGGGGCGTGGCGGCTCATGCTCGGGGCGGGGATGATCCCCGCCCTCGTGTTGCTCGCCGGGATGTACTTCATGCCCGAGAGCCCCCGCTGGCTCGTCGAGCAGGGTCGGGAGGAGGAGGCCCGTTCGACGCTCTCGCGGATCAGGAGCGGGGCGGGTCTCGACGAGGAGATCGCCGAGATGAAACGGATGGCGGCCGTCGAGGACGGCGATCTGGGCGAGTTGGTGAAACCGTGGATCCGCCCCGCGATGGTCGTCGGGATCGGCCTCGCGGTCTTTCAGCAGATCACCGGAATTAATACAGTCATCTACTACGCGCCGACCATCCTCGACTCGACCGGGTTCGGGAGCGTCGCCTCGATACTCGCCACCGTCGGCGTCGGCGTCATCAACGTCGCCATGACGGTCGTCGCCATCCTGCTTCTCGACCGGGTGGGCCGTCGGCCGCTGCTGATCGGCGGCATGGTCGGCATGTTCGTCATGCTGATCGTGCTCGGCGGGGCCTTCTACCTGCCCGGGCTGGGCGGCGCGCTCGGGTACGTCGCGACCGGCAGCCTGATGCTCTACGTCGCCTTCTTCGCCATCGGCCTCGGGCCGGTGTTCTGGCTGCTCATCTCGGAGATCTACCCGCTCAACGTCCGCGGGACCGCGATGGGCGTCGCCACGGTCGTCAACTGGCTCGCGAACCTCGCGGTCGCCCAGCTGTTCCCACAGCTGTTCGAGCTGATCGGGCCCGCATTCACGTTCTGGCTGTTCGGCCTGCTGACCGCTGGGGCCGTCGTGTTCTCTCACTACGTCGTCCCCGAGACGAACGGCCGGACCTTAGAGGAGATCGAGGCCGACCTCCGCGAGACGGCGCTGGGAAGCGAGCAGCTATCGATGGCCGAGCGGGCCCGGGAGTCCGAAGCCGACGACTGA
- a CDS encoding amino acid ABC transporter permease, which yields MALLGGGVLFWGWLLVRWFNDWVLVRVGAGVPRGEPLPPLAWLESSGLLGGALEPIGFALSLLPTFASGIWLTVVLTVGGMVLGFLIAVPLSVARVYGRWSSRAALVYTELIRGTPLLAQLFVLYYGLGLSSWIRELPYIGYGAIPGQAVWVAIIGFTINSAAYQGEYIRAALQSVEGGQLTAARSVGLSKLGGIRYVVLPQGLRYAIPGWTNELVYLIKYSSLAAFITVPELFRRAQSIASSNFRYTAVFITVGAIYLCLVLSASRAMNHVERRVAIPGLGQVEDRQ from the coding sequence CTGGCGCTCCTCGGTGGCGGCGTCCTGTTCTGGGGCTGGTTGCTCGTGCGCTGGTTCAACGACTGGGTGCTCGTCCGGGTGGGCGCGGGCGTCCCGCGGGGCGAGCCCCTGCCACCGCTGGCGTGGCTCGAATCGAGCGGGCTCCTCGGGGGCGCACTCGAACCGATCGGCTTCGCCCTCTCCCTGCTTCCGACCTTCGCGAGCGGGATCTGGCTGACGGTCGTGCTGACGGTCGGCGGGATGGTTCTTGGCTTTCTCATCGCCGTCCCGCTGAGCGTCGCGCGGGTCTACGGGCGCTGGTCGAGTCGCGCGGCGCTCGTCTACACCGAGTTGATCCGCGGGACGCCCCTTCTGGCCCAGCTGTTCGTGCTGTACTACGGGCTCGGCCTCTCGAGTTGGATCCGCGAACTGCCCTACATCGGCTACGGGGCGATCCCCGGTCAGGCCGTCTGGGTCGCGATCATCGGCTTTACGATCAACAGCGCGGCCTATCAGGGCGAGTACATTCGGGCGGCCCTCCAGAGCGTCGAGGGCGGCCAGCTGACCGCCGCCCGTTCGGTCGGGCTCTCGAAGCTCGGCGGCATCCGATACGTGGTGCTCCCGCAGGGGCTTCGCTACGCGATCCCCGGCTGGACGAACGAACTGGTCTACCTGATCAAGTACTCCTCGCTCGCCGCGTTCATCACCGTCCCCGAGCTGTTCAGGCGGGCCCAGTCGATCGCCTCCTCGAACTTCCGGTACACGGCGGTGTTCATCACCGTGGGCGCGATCTACCTCTGTCTGGTGTTGAGCGCGTCGAGAGCGATGAACCACGTCGAGCGCCGCGTCGCCATTCCGGGACTGGGACAGGTCGAGGACCGACAGTAG
- a CDS encoding amino acid ABC transporter ATP-binding protein, with amino-acid sequence MSRSLLEIEDVVKRYGEETALDGVSLTMDRGDVGVLIGPSGSGKSTLLRCVNRLTEIDGGEIYLDGDLVSGPDTDVDELRRKVGMVFQDFNLFSHLTARGNIELGLRRVRGMSKEDARRVADEQLEQVGIARQADSYPAELSGGQQQRVGIARALAMEPELMLFDEPTSALDPELVGEVLEVMRRLADEGMTMLVATHEMGFARSVASQVTFLDEGRVVETAPPKRLFDRPERDRTKAFLGRLTDDGPEA; translated from the coding sequence GTGAGTCGCTCTCTCCTCGAAATCGAGGACGTGGTCAAACGCTACGGCGAGGAGACGGCCCTCGACGGCGTGAGCCTGACGATGGACCGGGGCGACGTCGGCGTGCTGATCGGCCCCAGCGGGAGCGGTAAGTCGACGCTGCTTCGCTGCGTCAACCGCCTCACCGAGATCGACGGCGGGGAGATCTACCTCGACGGCGACCTCGTTTCCGGCCCCGACACCGACGTGGACGAACTGCGCCGGAAGGTCGGCATGGTGTTTCAGGACTTCAACCTCTTCTCGCACCTGACCGCCCGGGGCAACATCGAGTTGGGGCTGCGACGGGTCCGCGGGATGAGCAAGGAGGACGCCCGCCGGGTCGCCGACGAGCAACTCGAACAGGTCGGCATCGCACGACAGGCCGACTCCTATCCCGCCGAGCTCTCCGGTGGCCAACAACAGCGCGTGGGGATCGCCCGCGCGCTGGCGATGGAGCCCGAGCTCATGCTGTTCGACGAGCCCACCAGCGCGCTCGACCCCGAACTCGTCGGGGAGGTACTCGAAGTCATGCGCCGGCTCGCCGACGAGGGCATGACGATGCTCGTCGCGACCCACGAGATGGGCTTTGCCCGCTCGGTCGCCTCGCAGGTGACCTTTCTCGACGAGGGCCGGGTCGTCGAGACCGCTCCGCCGAAACGGCTCTTCGATCGCCCCGAGCGCGACCGGACGAAGGCGTTTCTCGGTCGGCTCACCGACGACGGACCGGAGGCCTGA